The Vibrio pomeroyi genome window below encodes:
- a CDS encoding ABC-F family ATPase → MISTANITQQFGAKPLFENISVKFGEGNRYGLIGANGCGKSTFMKILSGELEPTSGNVSYDPNERVAKLNQDQFAYEEFTVIDTVIMGHKELWAIKQERDRIYSLPEMSEEDGMKVADLEVQFAEMDGYMAEAKAGELLLAVGIEESMHFGLMSEVAPGWKLRVLLSQVLFADPHIMLLDEPTNNLDMDTIKWLEDTLNQRNCTMIIISHDRHFLNSVCTHMADLDYGELRLFPGNYDEYMTAATQARERLLSDNAKKKAQIAELQTFVSRFSANASKAKQATSRAKQIDKIQLDEVKASSRQNPFIRFEQSKELFRNALVVENLSQGFEEDLYNKFDGIFEVGERVAIIGENGVGKTTLLNTLAGALEPRTGEYKWSENSNIGYYAQDHAHDFETDMNLFDWMSQWRQEGEDEQVVRGFLGRMLFGQDDIKKSVKVISGGEQGRMLLGKIMMHKPNILLMDEPTNHMDMESIEALNLALENYKGTLFFVSHDRVFVDSLATRILEIRDGKINDFRGTYAEFLKARG, encoded by the coding sequence TTGATCTCCACAGCAAATATCACCCAACAATTCGGCGCTAAGCCACTTTTCGAAAATATTTCAGTTAAGTTCGGCGAAGGCAACCGCTACGGTTTAATCGGCGCGAATGGCTGTGGTAAATCGACGTTTATGAAGATCTTATCTGGTGAACTAGAGCCGACTTCTGGCAACGTAAGCTACGATCCAAACGAGCGCGTTGCTAAGCTAAACCAAGACCAATTTGCTTACGAAGAATTCACGGTAATCGACACGGTTATCATGGGTCACAAAGAGCTTTGGGCTATTAAGCAAGAGCGTGACCGCATTTACTCTTTGCCAGAAATGAGCGAAGAAGACGGCATGAAAGTGGCAGACCTTGAAGTTCAGTTCGCTGAAATGGACGGTTACATGGCAGAAGCGAAAGCGGGTGAGCTTCTTCTTGCTGTAGGTATTGAAGAATCTATGCACTTCGGTCTAATGAGCGAAGTAGCACCAGGTTGGAAACTTCGTGTTCTATTGTCTCAAGTACTGTTTGCAGACCCGCATATCATGCTTCTTGACGAACCAACGAACAACCTGGATATGGACACCATCAAGTGGTTGGAAGATACGCTAAACCAACGTAACTGCACAATGATCATCATTTCGCACGACCGTCACTTCCTAAACTCTGTTTGTACACACATGGCTGACCTTGATTACGGCGAACTTCGTCTATTCCCAGGCAACTACGATGAGTACATGACAGCTGCGACTCAAGCGCGTGAACGTCTACTGTCTGACAACGCTAAGAAGAAAGCACAAATTGCTGAGCTTCAAACGTTCGTATCTCGTTTCTCTGCTAACGCATCTAAAGCGAAGCAAGCAACGTCTCGTGCTAAGCAAATCGACAAGATCCAACTAGACGAAGTTAAAGCGTCTAGCCGTCAAAACCCATTCATCCGTTTCGAACAGTCTAAAGAGCTATTCCGTAACGCACTTGTGGTTGAAAACCTATCTCAAGGTTTTGAAGAAGACCTATACAACAAGTTCGACGGTATCTTCGAAGTAGGTGAGCGTGTTGCTATCATCGGTGAAAACGGTGTAGGTAAAACAACGCTACTTAACACGCTAGCTGGCGCACTAGAGCCACGCACTGGTGAGTACAAATGGTCTGAAAACTCAAACATCGGTTACTACGCTCAAGATCACGCACACGATTTCGAGACTGACATGAATCTGTTTGATTGGATGAGCCAATGGCGCCAAGAAGGCGAAGACGAGCAAGTTGTTCGTGGCTTCCTAGGTCGCATGCTGTTTGGCCAAGACGACATCAAGAAGTCTGTAAAGGTAATCTCTGGTGGTGAGCAAGGTCGTATGCTTCTTGGTAAGATCATGATGCACAAGCCAAACATCCTACTTATGGATGAACCAACGAACCACATGGATATGGAATCTATCGAAGCGCTTAACTTGGCTCTTGAGAACTACAAAGGCACATTGTTCTTCGTATCTCACGACCGTGTATTCGTAGACTCTCTAGCAACTCGTATCCTTGAGATCCGTGACGGCAAGATCAACGACTTCCGCGGTACATACGCTGAATTCCTAAAAGCACGTGGCTAA
- a CDS encoding methyl-accepting chemotaxis protein, protein MNNPLEPQQRVLSLSIRSKFILINLTLFVSVLIYAIYEQFSLDKLESLERSATENLRSSVDLLTLRRHEKDFLSRHDQKYAERFDKTADTLNQRLVTLNQTLASHNLNLSEQMTKISDTLHQYQKQFHQIVNQVNDIERTTAPLGFVAALDGKRTALKSAIESESSLALELALLELIEKDFHYLAHTNDQTNRALENALKDFEPYAQTSIGTEQAFADYKAAVETLLVANTNLGLSAELGLRGALRSNVHETEQAIEAVQTEISQAITSASTHTKNTLHLFGAAIVALLSLLLVFIGRNILARIKAINVMMESIANGDGDLTVRMNAKGTDELAQLAHSFDTFINKLHGNIKELSSVMKVLTDSSCSSEEAAIKSMSNAEKQKQQSESVATAVNELVMTSNEVTANIENAATNAEKIKDNAHQALQETQSTNDSINVLVENIAESQNLIVQLEEQSREINQVVTTIQGIAEQTNLLALNAAIEAARAGDHGRGFAVVASEVRELSLMTNDSTHQIESTIHGLTSGITKTVAKMSASLEQTEQVKHQTKDVVNAIEGIHFQVGEMFDLNSQIATASEEQSMVSVEIDRNITDIAHLASDTHTVVSGSVRCSEQVSNVSVKLEKIVAQFKY, encoded by the coding sequence ATGAACAATCCACTGGAACCTCAGCAACGTGTGCTGTCTCTTTCTATTCGTAGTAAGTTTATTTTAATCAACCTCACCCTGTTTGTGTCTGTTTTGATATATGCGATCTACGAGCAGTTCAGCTTAGATAAATTGGAATCTCTAGAGCGTTCTGCGACTGAAAATCTTAGAAGCTCGGTCGATTTGTTAACTCTGAGACGGCATGAGAAAGATTTCTTGTCCCGTCACGACCAAAAATACGCAGAGCGTTTCGACAAAACCGCCGACACATTGAATCAGAGGCTGGTGACTTTGAATCAAACACTAGCCTCGCACAATCTTAACCTGTCCGAGCAAATGACTAAGATCTCCGATACCCTTCATCAGTACCAGAAACAGTTCCACCAGATCGTCAATCAAGTTAACGACATCGAACGCACAACCGCACCTTTGGGGTTTGTGGCGGCACTCGATGGAAAAAGAACGGCACTGAAATCAGCAATCGAATCAGAATCTAGTTTAGCTCTGGAACTTGCGCTGCTAGAACTGATCGAAAAAGACTTTCACTACCTTGCTCATACTAATGACCAAACCAACCGAGCTTTAGAAAATGCGCTCAAAGATTTTGAACCTTACGCTCAAACCTCTATTGGGACAGAACAAGCTTTTGCAGACTACAAAGCTGCCGTTGAAACGCTCCTAGTTGCCAATACCAATCTTGGCTTATCTGCCGAGCTTGGCCTAAGAGGCGCGCTGCGCAGCAACGTACATGAAACGGAGCAAGCGATTGAAGCCGTTCAGACAGAAATAAGCCAAGCCATTACTTCGGCGAGTACCCACACCAAAAACACACTCCACCTTTTCGGCGCGGCTATCGTCGCTCTACTCTCTTTGTTATTGGTGTTCATTGGTCGAAACATACTTGCACGTATAAAAGCGATCAACGTGATGATGGAGTCGATTGCGAATGGCGATGGTGATTTAACGGTTCGAATGAACGCAAAAGGCACCGATGAGTTAGCGCAACTTGCGCATTCGTTCGATACCTTCATCAATAAACTGCATGGCAATATCAAAGAGCTGTCGAGTGTGATGAAAGTGTTGACCGATAGTTCGTGTAGCTCTGAGGAAGCAGCCATCAAAAGCATGAGCAACGCAGAGAAACAGAAACAACAATCTGAATCAGTAGCGACGGCAGTTAATGAGTTGGTGATGACCAGCAATGAGGTTACTGCGAACATAGAAAATGCAGCAACCAATGCCGAGAAGATCAAAGACAACGCACATCAAGCGCTGCAAGAAACACAATCAACCAACGACAGCATTAATGTTTTGGTAGAGAACATTGCAGAGTCACAAAACTTGATTGTGCAGCTTGAAGAACAGAGTCGTGAAATCAATCAGGTCGTCACCACCATTCAAGGGATTGCGGAACAAACCAACCTACTCGCACTTAACGCTGCGATTGAAGCGGCACGCGCTGGCGATCATGGACGCGGCTTTGCGGTCGTTGCTTCTGAAGTGAGGGAGCTTTCGTTGATGACCAACGATTCAACCCATCAAATTGAATCGACTATCCATGGTTTAACCTCTGGCATCACCAAGACAGTTGCGAAAATGTCGGCAAGTTTAGAACAAACCGAACAAGTTAAACATCAAACCAAAGATGTGGTTAACGCGATTGAAGGGATCCACTTTCAGGTTGGAGAGATGTTCGACTTGAACAGCCAGATTGCGACCGCATCTGAAGAGCAATCCATGGTATCTGTTGAGATTGATCGTAACATCACCGACATCGCTCACCTAGCGAGTGATACGCATACTGTGGTGTCAGGGTCAGTGCGTTGCAGTGAACAGGTGTCAAACGTGAGCGTGAAATTAGAAAAGATTGTGGCTCAGTTTAAGTATTAG
- a CDS encoding MBL fold metallo-hydrolase yields the protein MTNKHDNSFLRGETNGGIYDESMKPKGDDSWKSTNLGNGLHFFEPDGGNPGANMSLIVNNSQAVLIDNGLEKASQVTYNTVKALAGRSIDFVINTHLHADHLACNSDYVKDGATVIAHDNTMAALLKDEHFNKLGLPNITFNDTSTLYLSGQRVTLKHIPNAHTDSDVIVIFDNMNVIHAADLFFNGIFPFLDVTNGGTLDGFIAAQQQIIDMADDNTIILPGHGPIGCKADLEKSVKLIKDIRDVMLPYVEKGISLNKVVAENPLEKFKEYAWFHISTERMTQIVYFLVSNN from the coding sequence ATGACAAATAAACATGACAACTCTTTTCTGCGCGGCGAGACAAATGGTGGTATCTATGATGAATCTATGAAACCAAAAGGTGACGACTCTTGGAAATCGACCAATTTAGGTAACGGCCTTCATTTTTTTGAACCCGACGGTGGCAATCCGGGGGCAAATATGAGTCTTATAGTTAACAACAGTCAAGCGGTACTTATCGATAACGGGTTAGAAAAAGCATCACAAGTCACTTATAATACCGTCAAAGCATTAGCAGGACGTTCAATAGACTTTGTCATCAACACTCATCTTCACGCAGATCACCTAGCATGTAACTCTGACTACGTTAAAGATGGCGCAACCGTCATAGCACACGATAATACAATGGCAGCGCTACTGAAAGATGAACACTTCAATAAACTTGGTTTACCGAATATCACTTTTAATGACACGTCAACGTTATATCTAAGCGGTCAACGCGTCACCCTTAAACATATACCAAACGCTCACACAGATAGTGATGTGATTGTTATATTCGATAATATGAATGTAATACATGCTGCAGATTTATTCTTCAACGGGATATTTCCATTCCTAGATGTTACAAACGGCGGCACTCTGGATGGCTTCATTGCAGCACAGCAACAAATTATCGACATGGCAGATGATAACACCATTATCCTGCCTGGTCACGGTCCCATTGGTTGTAAGGCCGACCTAGAAAAGTCTGTTAAACTCATTAAAGATATCAGAGATGTGATGCTACCATATGTTGAAAAGGGGATCTCGTTGAACAAAGTAGTCGCAGAGAACCCACTAGAGAAATTCAAGGAATATGCATGGTTCCATATCAGTACAGAACGAATGACTCAAATTGTCTATTTCCTAGTGTCGAATAATTAA
- a CDS encoding formate dehydrogenase accessory sulfurtransferase FdhD: MVKPNIIKTSENPLQTIEVEVFDEYGEKLTKQIACERPLTVMLNWKEIVTLMTLGSRPEALVLGYLKNQSFLSDPEAVESIIIDWETSSAAVITKEDTSQLEQALKKKTVTSGCGQGTMYGNVMKQLEDYQVPQTKIKQSEIYTALEALTHYNDTYKKAGAVHGCAVCKDDQVLSFVEDVGRHNAVDTLAGEMWLNKEDGGDKIFYTTGRLTSEMVIKVAQMGIPVLLSRSGVTQMGLDLAQKFGITTIARAKGLRFQVFTGADKIDFDVKGERSA; encoded by the coding sequence GTGGTAAAACCAAACATAATAAAAACCAGTGAAAACCCACTTCAGACCATCGAAGTTGAAGTGTTTGATGAATATGGCGAAAAGCTAACGAAACAAATCGCGTGTGAGCGCCCTCTTACCGTTATGTTGAACTGGAAAGAGATCGTAACGCTGATGACACTAGGCTCGCGCCCAGAAGCGTTAGTCTTAGGTTATTTGAAAAACCAAAGCTTCTTGTCTGATCCAGAAGCCGTTGAATCAATCATTATCGATTGGGAAACCAGCTCTGCTGCGGTTATCACCAAAGAAGACACCAGCCAGCTTGAACAAGCTCTGAAGAAGAAGACGGTAACGTCTGGTTGTGGCCAAGGCACCATGTATGGCAATGTGATGAAGCAGTTGGAAGATTACCAAGTGCCTCAAACCAAGATTAAGCAATCTGAAATCTACACGGCTCTAGAAGCACTGACTCATTACAACGACACCTACAAAAAAGCGGGCGCAGTCCATGGTTGTGCTGTTTGCAAAGACGATCAAGTGTTGTCGTTTGTGGAAGATGTAGGCCGTCACAATGCGGTTGATACCCTAGCGGGTGAGATGTGGCTTAACAAAGAAGATGGCGGAGATAAGATCTTCTACACCACAGGCCGTTTAACCTCTGAGATGGTGATTAAGGTAGCGCAGATGGGTATCCCCGTTCTGCTATCACGTTCTGGCGTGACGCAAATGGGCTTAGACTTAGCGCAGAAGTTTGGCATCACTACGATCGCTCGTGCTAAAGGCTTACGCTTCCAAGTGTTTACTGGTGCAGACAAGATAGATTTCGATGTAAAAGGTGAACGATCAGCGTAA
- a CDS encoding DUF3305 domain-containing protein, protein MSEIKEFKEQYEKTEAAWPIGVQRIEKEIKTGIWVTTQWELTGFELSPEDDTQDVCLLQLHKDERTDYRFNLSSQQPKLFLVMDNVDSGVKPIIQLLTASQTVAGQYMDGDNQVLSYDMPLPVQAWMEAFIGRHGELLEARRKKRKGAGRSNGN, encoded by the coding sequence ATGTCTGAGATAAAAGAATTCAAAGAACAATATGAGAAAACAGAAGCAGCTTGGCCTATCGGCGTCCAAAGAATAGAGAAAGAGATCAAAACGGGCATCTGGGTAACCACTCAATGGGAATTGACTGGATTCGAACTGTCACCAGAAGACGATACTCAAGACGTGTGTTTGCTTCAGTTACACAAAGACGAACGTACTGACTACCGATTCAATTTAAGCTCTCAGCAGCCAAAGCTTTTCTTAGTGATGGATAATGTCGATTCAGGCGTTAAGCCAATCATTCAATTGCTGACAGCCTCACAAACCGTTGCAGGGCAATACATGGACGGAGATAACCAAGTACTGTCTTACGACATGCCTCTACCTGTACAAGCCTGGATGGAAGCCTTTATCGGCCGTCATGGCGAGTTATTAGAAGCAAGACGTAAGAAGCGCAAAGGGGCGGGCAGATCAAATGGCAACTAA
- a CDS encoding DUF3306 domain-containing protein codes for MATNFFSRWSQRKLDDSADQASQAEQTLETEQTLEEVQVTSSEAPTSEASSDALSSADVETSESLENAPDTVIEATQDGSTEATEDLSVAQLLVSEASESVKKAALRKLFLSEEFNVRDGLDDYDDDYSNLKSLSEDVAETLRDWVKDKTEEEPAEESSQDIENKEEAPASNVEKTESELVESDEITEQEKELYKNTVADNCDIESIKDDLKEVGQNIPHKE; via the coding sequence ATGGCAACTAATTTCTTTAGCCGTTGGTCTCAACGAAAACTCGACGACTCTGCTGATCAAGCGTCACAAGCAGAACAAACATTAGAGACCGAGCAAACGCTTGAAGAAGTTCAAGTGACTTCCTCAGAGGCTCCAACTTCTGAAGCCTCGTCTGATGCGCTTTCTTCTGCTGACGTAGAAACATCTGAGTCATTAGAAAACGCTCCAGATACTGTGATTGAAGCCACGCAAGATGGATCAACCGAAGCAACTGAAGATTTGTCTGTTGCCCAACTATTGGTATCAGAAGCATCAGAAAGCGTAAAAAAAGCCGCATTGCGTAAATTATTTCTCTCAGAGGAGTTTAATGTGCGTGATGGCTTAGATGATTATGATGACGATTACAGCAATCTTAAGTCACTTTCCGAAGATGTCGCTGAAACATTACGTGATTGGGTCAAAGATAAGACTGAAGAAGAACCCGCTGAGGAATCATCTCAAGATATTGAAAATAAAGAAGAAGCCCCAGCTAGTAACGTTGAAAAAACGGAATCAGAGCTTGTTGAAAGTGACGAAATTACGGAGCAAGAAAAAGAACTGTATAAAAACACAGTAGCCGATAATTGTGATATCGAATCTATAAAAGATGACTTAAAAGAGGTGGGACAAAATATACCACACAAAGAATAG
- a CDS encoding 4Fe-4S binding protein gives MLKQLLEQATSNNAKARLYAFENTVELTNLIPPTVSYESGGNTLIIGPTAIIESAAAQLPQLTSLTLLSTDGVKATNTESELYYANAVQVSGFLGTFEVLIESKGLTNNLAKVAINHDCFDVVLDLCLSSCMTEEVPVPGYYPVGRGYPKLAEALEEIPTLMGTFDKPKFFRLDTDLCAHSSRGVKGCERCVDACPAGALSSEGSDKTGHKIEINPYLCQGVGTCATSCPTEAISYALPNPDDTQKFIERTLANYEQAGGLDPIVLICSSRHETYNVMALKALPDNVIPIVVEELPSIGIDTWFAALVNGATQVLFAASRFMPETIIRVLNNEVGIAQELLDQIGIPKETIDILYLESLREGPPTLCVDSFDLALGDLQGNKRQRLFTALDAMSSARIPVENIVELPSNAPYGTVSCESKDCTLCMSCVAVCPTRALHTDGASPSLKFVEQDCIQCGLCEKACPENVLTLTPRMNWVKEERQKAVVIHEEKAAECVRCHKPFAPQSMIDMLQNKLRGHSHFSDEAAINRIAMCEDCRVVDMFDSMAQDPLKQLKY, from the coding sequence ATGCTTAAACAATTATTAGAACAAGCAACTTCAAATAACGCGAAAGCAAGGCTGTATGCATTTGAAAATACAGTTGAGTTAACAAACCTGATTCCACCGACAGTCAGTTATGAAAGCGGTGGTAATACGCTGATTATTGGTCCAACGGCGATCATCGAAAGTGCTGCGGCGCAATTGCCTCAGTTAACAAGCCTGACACTGCTTTCAACCGATGGTGTAAAAGCGACGAATACTGAGTCAGAGCTTTACTACGCAAACGCAGTTCAAGTTTCTGGTTTCCTTGGTACGTTCGAAGTTCTTATCGAAAGCAAAGGCCTAACCAATAACCTAGCGAAAGTGGCGATTAATCATGACTGCTTCGATGTGGTTTTGGATTTATGCCTAAGCAGCTGTATGACAGAAGAAGTGCCTGTACCGGGTTATTACCCAGTAGGGCGCGGCTATCCTAAATTGGCTGAAGCGTTGGAAGAGATTCCTACGTTAATGGGCACGTTTGATAAGCCTAAGTTCTTCCGTTTAGACACAGACCTTTGTGCGCACAGTTCTCGTGGCGTGAAAGGTTGTGAGCGTTGTGTTGATGCTTGTCCTGCTGGCGCGCTTTCAAGCGAAGGCTCAGATAAGACGGGTCACAAGATCGAGATTAACCCTTACCTATGTCAAGGCGTGGGTACTTGTGCAACGAGCTGTCCGACAGAAGCTATCTCTTACGCATTGCCTAATCCTGACGATACTCAAAAATTCATTGAACGTACGCTAGCTAACTACGAGCAAGCGGGCGGTTTGGATCCTATCGTACTTATCTGTAGCTCACGTCATGAAACTTACAATGTGATGGCTCTTAAAGCGCTACCAGATAACGTGATTCCTATTGTTGTCGAAGAACTGCCTTCTATTGGGATTGATACTTGGTTTGCAGCTCTAGTCAATGGCGCGACTCAAGTTCTGTTTGCTGCATCTCGCTTTATGCCAGAAACGATCATTCGAGTTCTGAATAACGAAGTAGGGATTGCACAAGAACTGCTAGACCAAATCGGAATTCCAAAAGAAACCATCGATATCCTGTACTTAGAATCGCTACGTGAAGGTCCTCCAACATTGTGTGTTGATTCGTTCGACCTAGCACTTGGCGATCTTCAAGGCAATAAGCGTCAACGTCTATTTACTGCACTTGATGCGATGTCTTCAGCTCGTATTCCAGTTGAGAACATTGTTGAGCTTCCATCGAATGCGCCATATGGCACGGTTTCGTGTGAAAGCAAAGATTGTACTTTGTGCATGAGTTGTGTGGCTGTGTGTCCGACACGTGCGCTTCATACCGACGGCGCGTCTCCATCACTTAAGTTTGTAGAGCAAGACTGTATTCAATGTGGTCTGTGTGAAAAAGCATGTCCTGAGAATGTTCTGACTCTAACGCCTCGTATGAACTGGGTGAAAGAAGAACGTCAGAAAGCGGTTGTGATTCATGAAGAGAAAGCAGCGGAATGTGTACGTTGCCATAAACCATTCGCACCTCAATCTATGATTGATATGTTACAGAATAAGTTACGCGGTCACTCTCACTTTTCAGATGAAGCAGCGATTAATCGTATTGCGATGTGTGAAGACTGCCGTGTGGTGGATATGTTCGATTCAATGGCTCAAGACCCATTGAAACAATTGAAATACTAG
- a CDS encoding molecular chaperone TorD family protein: METNLDQAQEQTLRTEIYLVLSALFRSAPSEEVIDFLKTLDIEASESAMQKAWIAIQQAATESNREALEDEYQDLFIGIGRGEVVPFGSWHRTGAMMEKPLAEIRHDLELLGIERDDQVKEPEDHIAALCEVMAMLTAEEEALQQAIFNKHLSPWFNAFTRQLEGAESANFYKSAAQLCEAFLTLEQVRFSVNTKSSKQKLKIDVKNVTDYE, translated from the coding sequence TTGGAAACGAATTTGGATCAGGCACAAGAACAGACACTAAGAACTGAAATCTATTTGGTTCTATCAGCACTGTTTCGTAGCGCACCTTCTGAAGAGGTGATCGACTTTCTAAAAACGCTAGACATTGAAGCGTCTGAAAGTGCGATGCAAAAGGCTTGGATTGCGATTCAACAAGCGGCAACAGAATCAAACCGTGAAGCTCTTGAAGACGAATATCAAGACTTGTTCATCGGTATTGGTCGTGGAGAAGTCGTCCCATTTGGTTCTTGGCATCGCACTGGCGCCATGATGGAAAAACCATTGGCAGAGATTCGTCATGACTTAGAGCTTTTAGGCATTGAGCGTGACGATCAAGTAAAAGAGCCAGAAGATCACATCGCAGCATTGTGTGAAGTCATGGCCATGCTAACGGCTGAAGAAGAAGCGCTTCAACAAGCCATTTTCAATAAGCATCTTAGCCCTTGGTTTAACGCTTTCACGCGTCAGCTTGAAGGGGCAGAAAGCGCGAACTTCTACAAGTCGGCCGCTCAGCTGTGTGAAGCATTCCTAACGTTAGAACAAGTGCGTTTTAGCGTGAATACAAAAAGCAGTAAGCAGAAATTAAAGATTGATGTGAAAAACGTCACTGATTACGAGTAA
- a CDS encoding twin-arginine translocation signal domain-containing protein codes for MKDNKDINTSRRDLLKGLTTAAVAGAVVAGTTKVATASETVEISKEDVKKTGYRETQHIRDYYDTL; via the coding sequence ATGAAAGATAATAAAGATATAAATACAAGCCGTAGGGACTTACTCAAAGGCTTGACGACTGCAGCCGTTGCTGGTGCCGTTGTCGCTGGTACAACTAAAGTGGCAACCGCTTCAGAAACTGTTGAAATTTCGAAAGAAGACGTGAAGAAGACTGGGTATCGTGAAACGCAACATATTCGCGATTACTACGACACACTTTAG